One genomic region from bacterium encodes:
- the gcvP gene encoding aminomethyl-transferring glycine dehydrogenase: MPIDLSRTSAFLRRHIGPSEEETAAMLKALHLPSLEAFIATVVPAHLRTARPLELDAIRTEYEVTTQLRSIAEKNKIYRSLIGMGYSDTITPPVIQRNLLENPGWYTQYTPYQAEIAQGRLEALLNFQTMVIDLTGLPVANASLLDEATAAAEAMTTFYRAKHEPAGGRFFVSQDCHPQNIAVIKTRALPLGIEIIVGDHEKFEFTPEVFGALLQYPASDGAVYDYREFCRRAHAAGALVAVAADLMSLVLLTPPGEFGADAAVGNSQRFGVPLGYGGPHAAFFAVRDEFKRLMPGRIIGVSIDAHGRPALRMALQTREQHIRREKATSNICTAQVLLAVMAGMYAVYHGPRGLQRIATRIHNMTKVLALSLKRLGYRLYHDDFFDTIRVEIGQSALPKILAAADAQRFNFRKYDDGSLGLSLDQISSAEEVAELIKIFALERAPKFTVAEVAAAAPSGYAGRMPRHTAFLQHPVFNQYHSETEMLRYVRRLESKDLSLTTSMIPLGSCTMKLNATSEMFPVSWPEFSKLHPFAPVEQAAGYQELFHQLETWLAEATGFHAISLQPNAGAQGEYTGLLVIRAYHRDRGEQHRDVCLIPQSAHGTNPASAVMAGFQVVVVRCDEQGNIDFADLKAKAEQQRDRLAALMVTYPSTHGVFEEAIKDICEVIHKNGGQVYMDGANLNAQLGLCRPAELGADVCHLNLHKTFCIPHGGGGPGMGPIGVAAHLAPFLPTHPVISTGGEKGIGPVSAAPWGSPNILVISWTYIAMMGGEGLTMATKMAILNANYMAHRLQKYFPVLYKGGNGRVAHEFILDMRGFKSSAGIEVEDIAKRLMDYGFHAPTVSFPVAGTLMIEPTESESKAELDRFCEALIAIKAEIQEIEQDSAARGNNVLVNAPHTAAVVVADNWQMPYSREKAAFPAPWLRQHKFWPAVGRINNAYGDRNLVCACPPMEAYHSETSGT, from the coding sequence ATGCCGATCGATCTATCCCGTACCAGCGCCTTCCTGCGCCGCCATATCGGACCAAGCGAGGAAGAGACCGCCGCCATGCTCAAAGCCCTGCATCTCCCCTCATTGGAAGCTTTCATTGCAACCGTGGTGCCCGCTCACCTGCGCACCGCGCGGCCGCTCGAACTGGACGCAATTCGTACTGAGTACGAAGTCACCACCCAGCTCAGATCCATCGCGGAAAAAAACAAGATCTACCGCTCGCTCATCGGCATGGGATACTCGGATACCATCACCCCGCCGGTCATTCAACGCAACCTTCTGGAGAATCCCGGCTGGTACACGCAATACACGCCCTATCAAGCCGAGATTGCCCAGGGCCGGCTCGAGGCGCTGCTGAATTTTCAAACGATGGTGATCGACCTCACCGGGTTGCCGGTGGCGAATGCCTCGCTACTGGACGAGGCCACCGCCGCCGCAGAAGCCATGACCACGTTTTATCGCGCCAAGCATGAGCCGGCCGGCGGCCGCTTTTTCGTCTCGCAGGATTGCCATCCGCAAAACATCGCGGTGATCAAGACCCGCGCGCTGCCGCTCGGCATCGAGATCATCGTCGGTGACCACGAGAAGTTCGAATTCACGCCGGAGGTGTTCGGGGCGCTGCTGCAATATCCGGCGAGCGACGGCGCAGTTTACGACTACCGCGAATTCTGCCGGCGCGCCCACGCCGCCGGCGCCTTGGTGGCGGTTGCAGCCGATCTCATGAGCCTGGTGCTGCTCACCCCGCCCGGCGAGTTCGGCGCGGACGCCGCCGTCGGCAACTCGCAGCGCTTTGGAGTGCCGCTCGGCTATGGCGGCCCGCACGCCGCTTTCTTTGCGGTCCGCGATGAGTTCAAACGGCTGATGCCGGGTCGCATCATCGGCGTGTCGATCGATGCCCACGGCCGGCCGGCGCTGCGCATGGCGCTGCAAACGCGCGAGCAGCATATTCGCCGGGAAAAGGCCACTTCCAACATCTGCACGGCACAGGTGCTGCTCGCGGTGATGGCGGGCATGTATGCCGTTTACCACGGCCCGCGCGGCCTCCAGCGCATCGCCACCCGCATTCACAACATGACTAAAGTGCTGGCGCTCAGTCTCAAGCGCCTGGGCTACCGGCTTTATCATGATGATTTCTTCGATACCATTCGCGTGGAGATCGGGCAGAGCGCGCTGCCCAAAATTCTCGCGGCGGCCGATGCGCAGCGCTTCAATTTCCGCAAGTATGATGACGGCTCGCTCGGCCTGTCGCTGGATCAGATTTCCAGCGCCGAAGAGGTGGCGGAATTGATCAAGATATTTGCGCTCGAGCGCGCGCCGAAATTCACGGTGGCCGAGGTGGCGGCCGCGGCGCCGTCGGGCTATGCCGGCCGAATGCCGCGCCATACGGCTTTCCTGCAGCATCCCGTCTTCAACCAGTACCATTCCGAAACCGAAATGCTGCGCTACGTGCGCCGGCTGGAGTCCAAGGATCTCTCCCTCACCACCAGCATGATTCCGCTCGGCTCGTGCACGATGAAGCTCAACGCCACCAGCGAAATGTTTCCGGTGAGCTGGCCGGAGTTCAGCAAGCTGCACCCCTTTGCGCCGGTTGAGCAAGCCGCGGGCTATCAGGAGTTGTTTCACCAACTCGAAACCTGGCTGGCGGAAGCCACCGGCTTCCATGCGATTTCATTGCAGCCCAATGCCGGTGCGCAGGGTGAATACACCGGCCTGCTGGTGATTCGCGCCTATCATCGCGACCGCGGCGAGCAACACCGCGACGTTTGTTTGATCCCGCAATCCGCGCACGGCACCAATCCCGCCAGCGCCGTGATGGCGGGCTTTCAGGTGGTGGTGGTGCGCTGCGATGAGCAGGGCAACATCGATTTCGCGGACTTGAAAGCCAAGGCGGAACAGCAGCGTGACCGCCTGGCGGCGTTGATGGTGACCTATCCTTCGACCCACGGTGTCTTCGAAGAGGCGATCAAGGACATTTGCGAGGTGATTCACAAAAACGGCGGACAAGTTTACATGGACGGCGCGAATCTCAATGCGCAGTTGGGCTTGTGCCGGCCGGCGGAACTGGGAGCGGATGTTTGCCATCTGAATTTGCACAAAACCTTCTGCATTCCGCACGGCGGCGGCGGCCCAGGGATGGGCCCGATCGGCGTGGCCGCGCATCTCGCGCCGTTTTTGCCCACGCATCCAGTGATCTCGACCGGCGGCGAGAAGGGCATCGGGCCGGTCTCCGCCGCGCCCTGGGGCAGCCCCAACATTTTGGTGATCTCGTGGACTTACATCGCGATGATGGGCGGCGAGGGTTTGACCATGGCCACCAAGATGGCGATCCTCAACGCCAATTACATGGCGCATCGGCTGCAGAAGTATTTCCCGGTTTTGTACAAGGGCGGCAACGGCCGCGTGGCCCACGAGTTCATTCTGGACATGCGCGGCTTCAAGAGCAGCGCCGGCATCGAAGTGGAAGACATCGCGAAACGCCTGATGGACTACGGCTTTCACGCACCCACCGTTTCCTTTCCCGTGGCCGGGACGCTGATGATCGAACCGACCGAAAGCGAATCCAAGGCCGAGCTTGACCGGTTCTGCGAGGCGCTGATTGCGATCAAGGCGGAAATCCAAGAGATCGAGCAAGACAGCGCGGCACGGGGCAACAATGTGTTGGTGAATGCGCCGCACACCGCCGCCGTGGTGGTCGCCGACAACTGGCAAATGCCGTACAGCCGCGAAAAGGCCGCATTCCCGGCGCCGTGGCTGCGGCAGCACAAGTTCTGGCCGGCAGTCGGCCGCATCAACAATGCCTATGGCGATCGCAACCTGGTGTGCGCCTGCCCGCCGATGGAAGCCTATCACAGCGAGACCAGCGGCACCTGA